The Astyanax mexicanus isolate ESR-SI-001 chromosome 12, AstMex3_surface, whole genome shotgun sequence genome window below encodes:
- the mc3r gene encoding melanocortin receptor 3, protein MNGSHHPVLLLLLQESSNTNLTEESEAAAASEPSNGTAPALVSNSSTAPPPAGALCQQVQIQAEVFLALGIVSLLENILVISAVAKNKNLHSPMYFFLCSLAAADMLVSVSNSLETIVIAVLRSHLLELSDYFVRLMDNVFDSMICISLVASICNLLVIAVDRYVTIFYALRYHSIVTVRRALNAIAAIWLVCIVCGIVFIVYSESKTVIICLITMFFAMLALMATLYVHMFLLARLHVQRIAALPPAASAAGNRAPRQQHTCMKGAVTITILLGVFVCCWAPFFLHLILLVACPQHPLCLCYMSHFTTYLVLIMCNSVIDPIIYAFRSLEMRKTFKEILCCFGESCQAPLCERERERERERDTETERSRERQHEREKESETE, encoded by the coding sequence ATGAACGGATCTCACCACCCggtgctcctcctcctcctgcaggaAAGCTCCAACACCAACCTCACCGAAGaatcagaagcagcagcagcttcagaacCGAGCAATGGAACTGCACCAGCACTGGTTTCCAACAGCAGTACCGCCCCTCCACCAGCGGGGGCGCTGTGCCAGCAGGTTCAGATCCAGGCGGAGGTGTTCCTCGCGCTCGGCATCGTCAGCCTGCTGGAGAACATCCTGGTCATCTCGGCGGTGGCGAAGAACAAGAACCTCCACTCGCCCATGTACTTCTTTCTCTGTAGCTTGGCGGCGGCGGACATGCTGGTGAGTGTGTCCAACTCTCTGGAGACCATCGTGATCGCGGTTTTGAGGAGCCACCTGCTGGAGCTGAGCGATTATTTCGTGAGGCTGATGGACAATGTCTTCGACTCCATGATCTGCATCTCGCTGGTGGCGTCCATTTGCAACCTGCTGGTGATCGCTGTCGATCGATACGTGACGATATTCTACGCTCTGCGTTACCACAGCATCGTTACGGTGCGGAGGGCGTTGAACGCCATTGCTGCCATCTGGCTGGTGTGCATCGTTTGCGGGATCGTCTTCATCGTGTACTCCGAGAGTAAGACCGTCATCATCTGTCTGATCACCATGTTCTTCGCCATGCTGGCGCTGATGGCCACCCTGTACGTGCACATGTTCCTCCTGGCCAGGCTCCACGTCCAGCGCATCGCCGCGCTTCCCCCCGCGGCCAGCGCTGCAGGAAACCGTGCGCCGCGGCAGCAGCACACCTGCATGAAGGGGGCGGTGACCATTACCATTCTCCTGGGCGTGTTCGTCTGCTGCTGGGCGCCGTTCTTCCTGCACCTCATCCTGCTGGTGGCCTGCCCCCAGCACCCGCTCTGCCTGTGCTACATGTCCCACTTCACCACCTACCTGGTGCTCATCATGTGCAACTCCGTCATCGACCCCATCATCTACGCCTTCCGCAGCCTGGAGATGAGGAAgaccttcaaggaaatcctgtGCTGCTTCGGCGAGAGCTGCCAAGCGCCGCTCtgcgagagagagcgcgagagagagcgcgagagagacacagaaaccGAGCGGTCGAGAGAGAGGCAGCacgagagggagaaggagagcgAGACGGAgtga